The Tripterygium wilfordii isolate XIE 37 chromosome 23, ASM1340144v1, whole genome shotgun sequence genomic sequence GTTGTgagatttaaattttttaatgacAGACTGACAGTACAACGTATATGAGAAAAACTAAACTCTGTGGTGAATTATTTTTTAGCCGGACTACAATAGCTGCTTGCCTTCATTCGTGTCCTTAACATATATTAATGTAGCTGATTGGAATCTTCCTCCTCAAGAACCCGGCCCCCTCATCACTTCCCTTGCTACTCTTATCATATGTCTTCTCCAAATCGATAAAAACTAAATGGTCATTTTCCTAGTCGGGACATCACATTGTCAATCATTCTGGCATAAAACCAAATTAGTTCTCCGAAATGAACTTACTTTAAAGAAGTTCTTCaagtttgcattttttttaatatctgtAACTGCATGTAGTAAAGGTTATAACTTCTTAATGTAGGTTGAGCAACACACTCAAGTCTGGGGGTGGCTAAGTTTCCTGGAGATTCATCAGGTGAGCTGATGTGTTCAGGCTAAATGACAGAAGAGAAAGGTTTACTTGGCATGGCCGGTGATAATGACTTATAATGATTTTCTTCATGGGTGCGATTGTCATCTGATGCTCATTGATTTTCTGTGAGACAACTGCATGTACAATTTTCTTCAAAGGATCTTACCAGTTTCTCCTTGCAGTCTTTgcatctttctttttatttttgtcctGGTGTTTTCCTTTATTCTAAAATGCTTTATTGCTGCTTAGCGTCCCTGTGCTCTTTTCTAGTCAGATGCAAGTATGTTTTAGGACTATATAAAGCTGGGATCACCATTCTAGATGATGAAAAACCATACTGTAGTTTTGTTCTGCTGTCTACTGTGATAAAGTTTCTTGAACTGTTCTCAATTTTATTGTGCTTCAAGGAAACGGCCTCTCCTTTACTTTTAACAGTTATTAAGGTGAATCTGTGACTTTAATCCATTATCTACGTGTCAATATATTTGCAAATAAAAAAGTAACTGGTTTGTGTATGGAGTATGCaccattattatttattagcaATCTTCAAGTTCTAGCCTGccttaatgaattttttttattttaattaagtaTAATTCTCTTTTTTCCAGACTTTTATCTATCTAAAGCCAAGTTCTCAAATCATTTATTAATTGATGAGAGCAAACGTGATTCATTCATTCTCATATAGCGTGATGGGGTTAATTATGCTTGTGATGGTCCAACCAATGATGTAGAAAGATtgaattttctaattttttctaTCTTTTTATAACATGGGGTTATGTAAACTTTTTGTCATTGAAAgatatttaaaatttcattttggtcacCGAAAATCAAATGTTCTAAGTtggtcatttaaaaaaaaatttactacaTTTTAACCACTCAGGCAGATTATGGGGATTCTGGATAGTCAAACGTTCGATGTGGCACATTGAtaattttgcttatgtggcttgaCGGCGTCATTTTTATTGTAAACTTGATGACATGGCTTTTCGATACCCAATTTAACCCCAAGAGCCATCTCTTCTTCCCCAATTGTATCTCTGCCACCTCCTCCACCATGGCTTCTCTTGTGATTCTTTATCTACTCTTGAGTGTGCAGAATGGGAGATCTGAAAATGAGTGTGGAGATCTAGAGCTTCATTGGAGATCTGGAGCTTCGGGCTACCCTGTTGATAGAAGAGAAGATTTTCCACTAGTGCGGAAGAGAAGAAACTCACTCAAATCTTTTTCTACATACGCAATTTTCTGATCTTTATGTTGAACAGCTAGCATCCTaggatttgattgatattaAAGTCGATTGAGGACTTTTGTAAAGTAAATAGGCATTAAGAGCAACTCTAGCAGTtgctcttaacagattctctaaaatacagtaaaatgAGTCATTTTATAGTTTTACAGAATCACAATTCAACAGCACTTCACATCAGCTCCTTTAAACTGCCctctataacttaaaatattcattacAGTCTCTCTACGAAGCAGGGACGCTAATATTCTAGCAAATGAAACTTGTGTCTAATGAAACAATTGGATATATATCCACAACAATATATGATCCTTGCCAAACTCTAATTGATCCTTGCCATTAATGTCTAGCAAAAGAAATTCTATCTGATCCTTGCCAAACTCTAACTACATTTTAACTACGTATCAAATTTCAGGAACAATTGCTAAACATCTTCAAAGCCGAGACAATTCCAAGGTTGAGGAGGAAATTGAAACCAAAAATTGGACCCCCGAAACACCATAGAACCCAAAAAATGAACTCCATAAAACAATTTCAATGTCCAGAAAAAGAACACCCTTTAGAAAAAGTATCACAAACCAACCTAATTGAAACCATCACAAACCATCACATATCACAGAGATTTTAGGgcaaaagaaaaataccttATTGAAGCCAAAATCGAAATCAATTTGGGCGCAAACCAACTGCTGGCATTGGAAGAGAACCACTCAGAGAGATCAAACGAGAATTTtcaagaggaagaggaggaaagGGGAGAAGGAAATGATAGAAGAAAATAGGAGAGTGGAAGGATAGAGTAATATAGAAACTACTGTGAGGGtttttttaaacattttttggACTTCATCCTTTAAaataaggacaatgctagacacccccaaaagtcccccaaatctatgtggcattaaaataaccattgattaaaaatacacatgtagaacccactccacattaaatgggtcttttgggggtcactttttaagggtctcaagcattatccttaaaATAGAGTGGAGGACTTGTTTACAAGAGCCACTGTGGGTGCTCTTAAGCCAATGAAAGAACATAGGCGGAGGACATGGCGCCGTGGTGGTGGTAATGgagatttatttttttgacgttttcatatttgtttgattttgtttaaaatatatgtatttcagagtaattttttttcaaggtGGATCCGTggatgatataaaaattatattactaattaattttttttcaagttaCTACAAGTGTAAGGTTTTGATTTCGCCATCTATAATTTTGTAGAAAATTTATTCCACTTTAATCCACATCAACATTAAGATAATCGTAGTTAACGGTCAACACGCCATCTAAGAGGGTTGGCTGTCCAGATTTTCAAAAATCTGCTTGAGTGGTCAAAGTATAGCAAACGAAATTTTTGGATGACTAACTTGTACCGTTTGATCTTTGCGtgaccaaaataaaattttaggtaccttttagtgaccaaaagttTACTTAACCCTTATAACATGGTTAAATCATAATTGAAAGCCAAAATGAGGGAATTGGTTCTTTTGACAAATTTATGTATGATCATAACAATGATCACCACTATTTGAACTCTCATTGTATGCTGGGGAGGAATCACGAATTGATAATGGGATGGATTGACATTAGAACAATAGGAATTTGATCCGTCAAAAAATTTTAGCGGGCCGCCCCCGAAAAGGTTTATAAATAGAAGtgtttaattagttaattatagATCAAAAGCTAGCTTGGAACTAAAACGTTGAGACCTATCAATGGGTAATAGTTTAGTTGGTAAGAGTTGCTTCTCCTCAAGAGGATTGTGGATTTAAGACTCATGAAATACAAAATTTACTCATATTTTGTCTATATGGATTGAGATAACTTTACTCAAAAAGAATCTAGCATGAATAAAAAGTGTGAATATATTCAttacaaaaaatttgaaattgtataTGTAACCTTTGGTAAAAGAATACCGTTAATCTTCTGAACAGTACACATGAATCTCAAAGAACTTAAATAGCAAAATCAAATCCAATAGTTCAAAgaatgcacaactcaaattcattGAAATTGATTCAATCACCAAAGAGTAATCTTTTCCATTTGTGCGTTGTTTTGCATTACATCAATAGGACAATTACCAAAGAATTAAAGAATACAGTGTaaataattacacaaaaacacagTATCAATGCAACATTATGAACTAGAAGCTGCTGTTGCACTCCTTGGGTAGGCCTCCAGGAAATCTCTTAGTATCACCACAGTAGTTATATATCATGTAGTTCTTCTGCACCCACTTCAGCTTCTCCTGGTGTGCAGAATCCAACTCCTGTAAGAGCCAAGCATTACTACTGTTTTTAGTTGAAGGGCAAGAAGATGCACCGTTGGACCAAACACAAGCATTGGCATTGAAGTTCCTGTAGGAGGCAGTGAAGGGAGCTTGAGACCAATCTGTCTTCACAAGTCCTCCTCTTGTGGCCCAGTCATCAGCATTCCATAAACTAGAGTATATTCTCATTGCTTGATTCTTTGGGTACGCAACACCCATGGACTCCATGTTCTTGAATTCCCTAATTGGAGTGTCATCTACAGAGAATCTGAAACAGAGGAACCAAAATTTAAACACAAATCCAGCACAATCAGAAATACAATTCAACTTCAGCTTTTTGTCAAACAGTTGGTGTTCTATATTCCTAGAACCAGATTTCATATGCATTTGATTCTCCCAAATGCAACCCAAGATTAACATTACAAGAGCAATAACAGCATAATCTCAAATTCCATTGGATCGGGTACTTACATAATGCGTTGTGGATTCCAAAGAATGGAATATGTGTGGAAATCTGCAGTTGGGTCGAACCATAAATAGAATTGTTGTTCTCTGTTTCCCTTTCCTTGACTGAAAACATTTGTGTGAAGAATATAAGGATCACCACTCAAATTCCCAAGAAATTCAAAGTCAATCTCATCCCATGTTGACCCTTTTGAAGATAACTGCAAATCAATTAACAAATTGTTAGTTCACAAGTTCACTGAGCTATAAAATTGATtcgaaaattaaaatataaaccaCTTACATAGTAAGCAGTGACAGTGCCAGCAGAGTTGCCAGGGACAAGCTTGAGTTGCATATCAATTTTCCCAAATAGAAACTCATTCTTGGATTGGAAACCTGAACCAGAGGCTTTGTCAAGGGAGAGAGTGAGGACAATTACCAAAGAATTAAAGAATAAAGTGTaaataattacacaaaaacactATCAATGCAACATTATGAACTAGAAGCCGCTGTTGCACTCTTTGGGTAGGCCTCCAGGAAATCTCTTAGTATCACCACAGTAGTTATATATCATGTAGTTCTTCTGCACCCACTTCAGCTTCTCTTGGTTTGCAGAATCCAACTCCTGTAAGAGCCAAGCATTACTACTGTTTTTAGTTGAAGTGCAAGAAGATGCACCGTTGGACCAAACACAAGCATTGGCATTGAAGTTCCTGTAAGAGGCAGTGAAGGGCGCTTGAGACCAATCTGTCTTAACAAGTCCTCCTCTTGTGGCCCAGTCATCAGCATTCCATAAACTAGAGTATATTCTCATTGCTTGATTCTTTGGGTACGCAACACCCATGGACTCCATGTTCTTGAATTCCCTAATTGGAGTGTCATCTACAGAGAATCTGAAACAGAGGAACCAAAATTTAACACAAATCCAGCACAATCAGAAATACAATTCAACTTCGGCTTTTTATCAAACAGTTGGTGTTCTATATTCCTAGAAACAGATTTCATATGCATTTGATTATCCCAAATGCAACCCAAGATTAACATTACAAGAGCAATAACAGCATAATCTCCAAGTCCATTGGATGGGGTACTTACATAATGCGTTGTGGATTCCAAAGAATGGAATATGTGTGGAAATCTGCAGTTGGGTCGAACCACAAATAGAATTGTTCTTCTCTGTTTCCCTTTCCTTGACTGAAAACATTTGTGTGAAGAATATAAGGATCACCACTCAAATTCCCCAGAAATTCAAAGTCAATCTCATCCCATGTTGATCCTTTTGAAGATAACTGCAAATCAATTAATAAATTGTTAGTTCACAAGTTCCCTGAGCTATAGAAATGATtagaaaattaaaacataaccCACTTACATAGTAAGCAGTGGCAGTGCCAGCAGAGTTGCCAGGGACAAGCTTGAGTTGCATATCAATTTTCCCAAATAGAAACTCATTCTTGGATTGGAAACCTGAACCAGAGGCTTTGtcaagagagagagtgaggagatCACCATTGTTTAGTATCTTACCACGACCATCTCCCCATGTGATGTCAAAATCTTGATAAAAGTTACCAGCTGAGGTAGCTGCCACAAAAGAAGCAAtccaaaatgaaaagaatatcaGTGAAGccatgatttttgtttgagatgTGAATGATGAATTTGAAGAGGTGGGTTTGGTTTGAAGTTTTTTTGGGTGCTGGAGTTGGTATTTATAGGGGATCAATGCAGAGTGAAGACGTGTGGGGAAGGGAATAGGAAGGTCCAGTCCGCTCATCTGTAGCCAGTTGTTTGGCTTCACAAAGGTGCACAACCAAACCGACATTGCTCTCTGTTTATCAAAACACGCGCTTTCCATTTTAAATAAGAGAGATCTTGAAGTGGGTGTGGTGTAGTCTCTGTccacattaaaatatttttttagaagaCTAGTTCCTCCTCTGCTTCCTAAACCGTTAACGTTGGATATTATGTtattattgaaatttatttgatttctcTACCAACTAATTCACGGATTTGGCATAGGAATCCAGTCTTATGTAgagagtgtgtatatatatatagcccttCTCTCCTATTGACGCAACCGGAAGTTGAAAACTCAGAGAGTTTTGGAAAATTCTTATTGAAGCCAAAGTAATAACTGTCTCAACAAAACCCTCCTAACGATATATACTTggaaacaaataagaaaatcgaaaagaaactaaaacaccTCCGTAGAAAAGGTAAACGTCGTTTTCTGGCCTTGATTAGGACTCT encodes the following:
- the LOC119993170 gene encoding probable xyloglucan endotransglucosylase/hydrolase protein 23 isoform X2 is translated as MESACFDKQRAMSVWLCTFVKPNNWLQMSGLDLPIPFPTRLHSALIPYKYQLQHPKKLQTKPTSSNSSFTSQTKIMASLIFFSFWIASFVAATSAGNFYQDFDITWGDGRGKILNNGDLLTLSLDKASGSGFQSKNEFLFGKIDMQLKLVPGNSAGTATAYYLSSKGSTWDEIDFEFLGNLSGDPYILHTNVFSQGKGNREEQFYLWFDPTADFHTYSILWNPQRIIFSVDDTPIREFKNMESMGVAYPKNQAMRIYSSLWNADDWATRGGLVKTDWSQAPFTASYRNFNANACVWSNGASSCTSTKNSSNAWLLQELDSANQEKLKWVQKNYMIYNYCGDTKRFPGGLPKECNSGF
- the LOC119993170 gene encoding probable xyloglucan endotransglucosylase/hydrolase protein 23 isoform X1; the protein is MESACFDKQRAMSVWLCTFVKPNNWLQMSGLDLPIPFPTRLHSALIPYKYQLQHPKKLQTKPTSSNSSFTSQTKIMASLIFFSFWIASFVAATSAGNFYQDFDITWGDGRGKILNNGDLLTLSLDKASGSGFQSKNEFLFGKIDMQLKLVPGNSAGTVTAYYLSSKGSTWDEIDFEFLGNLSGDPYILHTNVFSQGKGNREQQFYLWFDPTADFHTYSILWNPQRIIFSVDDTPIREFKNMESMGVAYPKNQAMRIYSSLWNADDWATRGGLVKTDWSQAPFTASYRNFNANACVWSNGASSCPSTKNSSNAWLLQELDSAHQEKLKWVQKNYMIYNYCGDTKRFPGGLPKECNSSF